Proteins found in one Asterias rubens chromosome 12, eAstRub1.3, whole genome shotgun sequence genomic segment:
- the LOC117297748 gene encoding uncharacterized protein LOC117297748, producing MSGSGKSLSASLSLEELSVDMNQPARRTGHASTSSFHSSPGPSSQQATRIIYDGSNNTIPRTKKSGGSSASGGGGGSPGRTSRASLRKTVSSPIGPFHGNDVVGARLANSSGLAIQRVSHHVIDVEESDSVVTSRNLGQPDIKAASGLSYTQSRFRCG from the exons ATGAGTGGCTCTGGGAAAAGCCTTAGTGCCTCACTGTCCCTTGAGGAGCTCAGTGTGGATATGAACCAGCCAGCAAGAAGAACTGGACATGCCTCAACAAGCTCTTTCCATTCCAGCCCCGGACCAAGCTCTCAACAAGCCACCAGGATCATCTACGATGGATCCAATAACACCATACCAAGAACTAAGAAATCAGGCGGTTCATCAGCATCAGGGGGAGGAGGTGGAAGCCCCGGACGGACCTCCAGGGCCTCCCTGAGGAAGACGGTATCCTCCCCCATTGGACCATTCCATGGAAATGATGTTGTCGGTGCGAGACTTGCGAACTCCTCAGGATTGGCGATACAAAGAGTCAGCCATCATGTGATTGATGTTGAGGAATCGGATTCTG TTGTTACATCTCGTAACCTTGGGCAGCCTGACATTAAGGCTGCATCAGGGTTATCATACACTCAGTCTAGATTCCGCTGTGGTTGA